Within the Gemmatimonadota bacterium genome, the region CGATGGCCGCGTCGCCGAGATAGGCGACGCCGGCGCGGTCACGCCGCCTGCCGGCGCGGTGATCGTCGAGGGCGGGGGCTGCCGCTATCTGGTACCCGGCCTGGTGGACATGCACACGCACATCGGCTTTACGTCGGACCCGGTTCTGTTGCTCTACTACGGCGTGACGACCGCCCGGAACGTCTGGTCCTCGCAGGGTCTGGTGAACTTCCGTGAATCCATCCGCTCCGGCGCCTCCGTCGGCCCGAACCTGGTCTTGGGCAGCCAGGGGTTCAGCGACACCGCGTTCTTCGCCGGTACCATCGTGCTCCAGGATCCGGCCGAAGCGGACGCGAAGGTTGCAGAGCTCGTCGCCGGGGGATGGGACTTCATCAAGGTGCACGAGACCCTGCGCCCAGACATCTACGCGGCCATCGAGGAAGCGGTGCTCGCGCACGGCACGACCTTCTCGGGGCACGTGCCGTTCAATACAGGGACGACGATGGTACTGGGGAGCACGCAGCGGTCGATCGAGCACTGGCCCAATGCGTTCGTCGCGGACGTGCGTACGGACCCGACCACGAGCTGGTGGAACGGCTCGATCGACGACGCCAAGGTGCGCACTCTGGCCCAGCGCGTCCGCGCCGCGGGTAAGTGGATGACGCCCACCATGGCGACCTTACTCGCGTTGCTGGATCCTGCCGAAGAGGCGGCGTTCACGAACCGTCCGGACGCGGTCTACCTGCCCGCGCAAAGGCTGGCCGCCTGGCAGGACCGAGGGCCTTGGGGACCCGGTTCGATCCGCGCGGCGACCATCGCCAACACCAGCCGGGTGATACGGATCTTCCACGAGGAAGGCGTGCCCATGCTCGTGGGTACCGACATGGGCTTCACCTACGTCATGCCGGGGTCGTCAATGCGCGAGGAGGCGACAATGTGGTTGGACGCCGGCATTCCCGACGAGGTGTTCCTGCGCGCGGCGACGCTCAGTCCGGCGGAGTTCTTCGGCGTGCCCGGCGAGTTCGGAGAGATAAATGTCGGCGCGCGCGCCGACCTGGTGCTGCTGGATGGCAACCCCCTGTACGCAGTGGACAATCTGCGTACCCAGGCGGGCGTCATGTCCGACGGTCGCTGGTACTCCCAGATACAGCTGCGCGATTTTCTGGATCAGCTCTTCGGGACGGCGTCGCTGCGCTCGGATGGGGGGGCGTCGCTGCGCTCGATCGGTCCGAATCGGCAACTGGGAGAGGCCGCGCACTCTCATTGAGGGGCGCGGCACTCCACCAGGGTTCAGCTTCCAGCCGCCCGCTCCGCGGCCGCCTGCTCCGCCGCCAGTCGTCTCGGCGTGACCCCGTAGCGCGCCCGCCGCCACAGGTCCGGGTGGAAGAGAAGCAGCACTGTGAGGATCTCCAGGCGCCCGGCGAGCATCAGGAAGATCAGGATCAGGTGCGAGCCGGCGCCCAGCCAACCGTAGTTGTCCACGGCGCCCACATCGCCCAAACCGGGCCCGATGTTGCCGATCGCGGACGCCGCCGCGCCGATCGCCGT harbors:
- a CDS encoding amidohydrolase family protein produces the protein MITSPRRTSGFLRFTIILASLAILAACGEDTPTDPVDPPLPPPPDPTADVAVDVAGPASADVGAPFEYTVSVSNPGDADASSVQVTQTLPAGVLLKAVTDGGVEQAGEVTWPAVAGLPAGAERAYRVTVVSRKAQTLNTSARATTTSEDANPANNDGSGPEARLSTVVGTPGSCAPPVADLPLAAVKEETTAFIDVNLVHVDGRGVVPGQTVIVSDGRVAEIGDAGAVTPPAGAVIVEGGGCRYLVPGLVDMHTHIGFTSDPVLLLYYGVTTARNVWSSQGLVNFRESIRSGASVGPNLVLGSQGFSDTAFFAGTIVLQDPAEADAKVAELVAGGWDFIKVHETLRPDIYAAIEEAVLAHGTTFSGHVPFNTGTTMVLGSTQRSIEHWPNAFVADVRTDPTTSWWNGSIDDAKVRTLAQRVRAAGKWMTPTMATLLALLDPAEEAAFTNRPDAVYLPAQRLAAWQDRGPWGPGSIRAATIANTSRVIRIFHEEGVPMLVGTDMGFTYVMPGSSMREEATMWLDAGIPDEVFLRAATLSPAEFFGVPGEFGEINVGARADLVLLDGNPLYAVDNLRTQAGVMSDGRWYSQIQLRDFLDQLFGTASLRSDGGASLRSIGPNRQLGEAAHSH